In one window of Synergistes jonesii DNA:
- the gpmA gene encoding 2,3-diphosphoglycerate-dependent phosphoglycerate mutase, protein MYKIVLIRHGESEWNKENRFTGWQDVPLSEKGLAEAKAAGALLKKEGYVFDKAFTSVLRRAIKTLWAVLEETDLMWIPVEKSWRLNERHYGALQGLNKADTAAKYGDAQVKIWRRSYATRPPLLEKSDERWPGRESRYASLSAEELPLGECLADTVSRVVPYWEQAIVPDVKAGRRVIVAAHGNSIRALVKYLDDVSEKDILEINIPTGVPLVYELGDDMKPIRHYYLGDAEAIAAAQAAVAKQGAAKK, encoded by the coding sequence ATGTATAAGATAGTTCTGATAAGACACGGTGAAAGCGAGTGGAATAAAGAGAACCGTTTCACGGGCTGGCAGGATGTGCCGCTTTCCGAGAAGGGGCTCGCGGAGGCGAAGGCCGCCGGAGCGCTGCTGAAGAAGGAAGGCTACGTATTCGACAAGGCCTTTACGTCGGTGCTGCGCCGCGCGATAAAAACGCTCTGGGCAGTCCTCGAAGAAACGGATTTGATGTGGATCCCCGTGGAGAAGTCGTGGCGCCTCAACGAGCGCCACTACGGCGCGCTGCAGGGGCTGAACAAGGCCGACACCGCGGCGAAGTACGGGGACGCGCAGGTGAAGATATGGCGCCGCAGCTACGCGACGCGCCCGCCTCTCCTAGAAAAATCCGACGAGCGCTGGCCCGGACGCGAGAGCCGCTACGCGTCGCTTTCCGCAGAGGAGCTTCCACTCGGCGAATGTCTCGCCGACACGGTATCGCGCGTCGTGCCGTATTGGGAACAGGCCATAGTCCCCGACGTGAAGGCCGGCCGGCGCGTCATCGTCGCGGCGCACGGCAACAGCATCCGTGCGCTCGTCAAATACCTTGACGACGTTTCGGAAAAAGATATCCTTGAGATAAACATACCGACTGGCGTGCCCCTAGTCTACGAGCTTGGAGACGACATGAAGCCGATAAGGCACTACTACCTCGGCGACGCTGAAGCGATAGCGGCCGCTCAGGCTGCGGTCGCCAAGCAGGGTGCGGCGAAAAAGTAG
- a CDS encoding PEP/pyruvate-binding domain-containing protein: MEDPRAKKLYFEWEPQDDPEFAPLILGKGTIGGKGRSLLFALRKLRDSGDEELAKTKLPSSIYLSVEIFHRFLENVPGLRALLSCKEPRRVEEAFLAAPLPADARKFIEEFLAEMNDPVAIRSSSRLEDDVKHSFAGKYLTTFLCNDKGGAAERAAAVEREVKRVYSRTFFPAAEEYRERHRLGEDDMGIIIIRMAGRWRGRYYYPTIAGVGYSQNFRRWTTRIRQEDGLMRMVFGMGTMSTKRGYARTVSLSNPILRPEGFSPEKIAAIAQESFHVIDRDNPDALTTLDIKKEWRQLIKYHPDFSAYAQIYGYADGEGAFSQVMKNMSALQPGTKICFTFDEFPQKYPGFYKRMKKTLKLLEAEMGLPADMEFAYEPTEDSLCLIQSRPFWSNAQNEGGIPAVAEKQILLQADRMVTHGSIAGISKIIYVDYGRYYANRDFYGTARLIGDINGASDEPYILVAPGRIGSSNPELGVPVQYSELTHCRVMVELGIPRLGFMPELSYGTHFFSDLEVDGVLYMPVFAGEDRNIFNSEWFEGVECETCKNDAVRVYRGSFAVYMDGETNRGVIVDKNLPQSGARR; the protein is encoded by the coding sequence ATGGAAGACCCTCGGGCGAAAAAACTTTATTTTGAGTGGGAGCCTCAAGACGATCCGGAGTTCGCGCCGCTGATACTCGGCAAAGGCACGATAGGCGGCAAGGGGCGCTCTCTGCTCTTCGCGCTGCGGAAGCTGCGCGACAGCGGCGACGAGGAGCTCGCGAAGACGAAGCTTCCGAGCTCGATATATCTGAGCGTAGAGATATTCCACCGCTTTCTTGAAAACGTGCCGGGGCTGCGGGCTCTGCTTTCCTGCAAAGAGCCGCGGCGCGTCGAAGAGGCTTTTCTTGCGGCCCCCCTGCCCGCAGACGCGCGGAAATTCATCGAGGAGTTCTTAGCCGAGATGAACGATCCCGTCGCGATAAGGAGTTCGAGCCGCCTTGAAGACGACGTCAAGCATTCTTTCGCGGGAAAATATCTGACGACCTTCCTCTGCAACGACAAGGGCGGCGCCGCCGAGCGTGCCGCTGCCGTCGAAAGGGAGGTGAAGCGCGTCTATTCGCGCACCTTCTTCCCCGCCGCGGAGGAGTACAGGGAGAGGCACAGGCTCGGAGAGGACGACATGGGGATAATAATAATCCGCATGGCTGGACGCTGGCGAGGCAGATATTACTATCCGACGATCGCCGGCGTCGGCTATTCGCAGAACTTCCGGCGCTGGACGACACGAATAAGGCAGGAGGACGGCCTGATGCGCATGGTCTTCGGGATGGGGACCATGAGCACGAAGCGCGGATACGCGCGCACGGTCTCGCTCTCCAATCCGATACTGCGCCCCGAGGGTTTTTCTCCGGAGAAGATCGCCGCGATAGCGCAGGAATCCTTCCACGTCATAGACAGGGATAACCCCGACGCGCTGACGACGCTCGACATAAAAAAGGAGTGGCGCCAGCTGATAAAATACCATCCGGATTTCAGCGCCTACGCTCAGATATACGGCTACGCCGACGGCGAGGGGGCCTTCTCGCAAGTCATGAAAAACATGTCGGCGCTGCAGCCGGGAACGAAGATATGCTTCACCTTCGACGAATTCCCGCAGAAATATCCCGGCTTTTATAAAAGGATGAAGAAGACTCTGAAACTTCTTGAAGCGGAGATGGGGCTGCCGGCTGACATGGAGTTCGCCTATGAACCGACGGAGGACTCCCTCTGCCTTATACAGTCGCGTCCCTTCTGGTCGAACGCCCAGAACGAAGGCGGCATTCCCGCCGTAGCGGAGAAACAGATACTGCTTCAGGCCGACAGGATGGTCACACACGGCTCTATAGCCGGCATTTCGAAAATAATCTACGTCGATTACGGGCGCTACTACGCGAATCGCGACTTCTACGGCACCGCGAGGCTGATAGGCGACATCAACGGAGCCTCCGACGAACCGTATATATTAGTCGCGCCGGGGCGCATCGGCTCGAGCAACCCCGAACTCGGCGTCCCTGTGCAGTACAGCGAGCTGACGCACTGCCGCGTGATGGTGGAGCTCGGCATACCGCGCCTCGGCTTCATGCCGGAGCTCTCCTACGGCACGCACTTCTTCTCCGACCTCGAGGTCGACGGTGTGCTTTACATGCCGGTCTTCGCCGGAGAAGATAGGAACATTTTCAATTCCGAATGGTTCGAAGGCGTTGAGTGCGAGACCTGCAAAAACGACGCGGTGCGCGTCTATCGCGGCAGCTTCGCGGTCTATATGGACGGCGAAACTAACAGAGGCGTGATCGTCGATAAAAATCTGCCGCAGAGCGGCGCGCGTCGATAA
- the queD gene encoding 6-carboxytetrahydropterin synthase QueD: MLLCRDFKFDAAHNLIHYHGKCERLHGHTYHLRVTLEGAPDAEGMICDFAELKKIVGELVLSKLDHSYINDILPQPTAEYISMWIFRALDGALVRENCRLSEVCLWETEGSFVVCRREDVKDA, from the coding sequence ATGCTGCTATGCCGCGATTTTAAATTCGACGCCGCGCACAACCTTATACATTATCACGGCAAATGTGAGCGATTGCACGGCCATACGTACCATCTGCGCGTCACGCTCGAGGGCGCGCCCGACGCCGAGGGCATGATCTGCGACTTCGCCGAACTGAAAAAGATTGTCGGCGAACTCGTGCTTTCCAAGCTCGACCACTCTTATATAAACGACATCCTGCCGCAGCCTACAGCGGAATATATTTCGATGTGGATATTCCGCGCGCTCGACGGCGCTCTGGTGCGTGAGAACTGCCGCCTAAGCGAGGTGTGCCTCTGGGAGACGGAGGGCTCCTTCGTGGTGTGCCGCAGGGAGGATGTAAAAGATGCGTGA
- the galE gene encoding UDP-glucose 4-epimerase GalE: MENILVTGGAGFIGSHTCVTLLDGGYSVVIADDFSNSGPRSLDAIRAITGRDFLFYEVDVAEAAAVEKIFGENKIDGVIHFAGFKAVGESVEKPLEYYRNNLLSTIELARACAAHGVPKFVFSSSATVYGGGEPPFLESAPLMPATNPYGETKAVCEKILTDAARANKGLSVSLLRYFNPVGAHESGLLGEAPNGVPNNLMPYITKVAKGELKELRIFGGDYDTADGTGVRDYIHVMDLAEGHVAALKKAPAGVSVYNLGSGVGTSVLQLVAAFERVNSVKIARRMAPRRHGDIAACWADAGKAERELGWKTRRTIEDMCRDAWRFEKGFAG, from the coding sequence TTGGAAAACATCCTTGTAACGGGGGGGGCCGGCTTCATCGGCTCCCATACCTGCGTGACGCTGCTCGATGGCGGATACTCCGTCGTCATAGCGGACGATTTCTCTAACAGCGGGCCGAGGTCCCTCGACGCTATCCGCGCGATAACGGGGCGCGACTTCCTCTTTTACGAGGTGGACGTTGCGGAGGCGGCGGCCGTCGAGAAAATTTTCGGCGAAAATAAAATCGACGGCGTGATTCATTTCGCAGGCTTCAAAGCGGTCGGCGAATCTGTGGAAAAGCCGCTCGAATATTACCGCAACAACCTTCTCAGCACGATAGAGCTCGCGCGCGCCTGCGCCGCGCACGGCGTGCCGAAGTTCGTCTTTTCATCGTCGGCGACGGTCTACGGCGGCGGCGAGCCGCCCTTTCTCGAGAGCGCGCCTCTTATGCCGGCGACAAATCCCTACGGCGAGACGAAGGCCGTCTGCGAAAAAATCCTGACCGACGCGGCGCGCGCGAACAAAGGCCTGTCGGTCTCGCTGCTGCGCTACTTCAACCCCGTCGGCGCGCACGAGAGCGGGCTGCTGGGCGAAGCGCCGAACGGCGTTCCCAACAACCTGATGCCCTATATAACGAAGGTCGCGAAGGGCGAGCTGAAAGAGCTGAGAATCTTCGGAGGCGACTACGACACGGCGGACGGCACCGGCGTGCGCGACTACATACACGTGATGGACCTTGCGGAGGGGCACGTGGCAGCGCTGAAAAAGGCTCCGGCGGGCGTCTCCGTCTACAATCTCGGGAGCGGCGTCGGCACCTCGGTGTTGCAGCTCGTCGCGGCTTTCGAACGCGTGAACAGCGTAAAGATAGCGCGCCGGATGGCGCCGCGCAGGCACGGCGACATAGCGGCATGCTGGGCCGACGCGGGCAAGGCCGAGCGCGAGCTCGGCTGGAAGACGCGCCGCACGATAGAAGATATGTGCCGCGACGCATGGAGATTCGAGAAGGGCTTCGCCGGATAA
- a CDS encoding PEP/pyruvate-binding domain-containing protein, translating to MNYGDFYRSFEPEPFYLERGWMIGGGRIGGKAKGLSFAHHVLEKNGLLEDVHMPEYSFVVTTSAFDEFMELNGLWERLESLREHSDAPELYRICAEASLPPSLEEPLEKILSFIEVPISVRSSSTLEDDVNLSFAGKYATVFSSNAGTKEARRAELESAIKMVYASTYNASAREYKRKHGIKWGGERMAVLIQPIEGRRYGSMFYPEMAGAAFSKVFRRPSPRIRKEDGVARICFGLGTRTVDRAYARTFYLTNPNLRPEGTKPREIVTHSQEHFDYVDLDERKFSSLHISKHVKEVLKKHKMASAYLEWFSENSFHWIHTDRGNLVMPRPVFTFSELPSRCPKLFSRLKALLSLFEEELQLPVDMEFAYEADSDRLTLVQLRPLSVYDDRGRVEIPETPPDEVILRGSRMVANGRLEGARHIVYVDPDIYGKRPDFSDVARAVGDVNDTMKDERYILVGPGRWGSSNPLLGVPVRYNEISNSGCLAELGIPQKGMAPELSYGTHFFLDLDGDNTLYLPVFEGEKGDVFNREWFDGHPWKKTGHPAVRLYEGLFDVLLDGESEVGVVIDRSVGGKGEK from the coding sequence ATGAATTATGGAGATTTTTACAGGAGCTTTGAACCGGAGCCTTTTTATCTGGAGCGCGGCTGGATGATAGGCGGCGGACGCATCGGGGGCAAGGCCAAGGGGCTCTCCTTCGCCCATCACGTGCTCGAAAAAAACGGGCTTCTCGAAGACGTGCATATGCCGGAATATTCGTTCGTCGTCACTACGTCGGCCTTCGACGAATTTATGGAGCTCAACGGCCTTTGGGAGCGCCTCGAGAGTCTGCGCGAGCATTCCGACGCGCCGGAGCTGTACAGGATCTGCGCGGAGGCCTCTCTGCCCCCGTCGTTGGAGGAGCCGCTGGAAAAAATTCTTTCTTTCATCGAGGTCCCTATCTCCGTCCGCTCTTCGTCGACGCTCGAGGATGACGTGAACCTTTCCTTCGCCGGCAAGTACGCGACGGTCTTTTCGTCGAACGCCGGTACGAAGGAGGCGCGCCGCGCGGAGCTCGAAAGCGCGATAAAGATGGTCTACGCGTCGACCTACAACGCGTCGGCGCGCGAATATAAGCGCAAGCACGGTATAAAATGGGGCGGCGAGCGCATGGCGGTGCTGATTCAGCCGATAGAGGGGCGCCGCTACGGCAGCATGTTCTACCCGGAGATGGCCGGCGCGGCGTTTTCGAAGGTCTTCCGCCGTCCGTCGCCGCGCATTAGGAAGGAGGACGGCGTCGCGCGCATCTGCTTCGGCCTCGGCACGCGCACCGTCGACCGCGCCTACGCCAGGACCTTTTACCTTACAAATCCGAACCTGCGCCCTGAGGGGACGAAGCCTCGAGAGATAGTCACCCACTCGCAGGAGCACTTCGACTACGTCGACCTCGACGAGCGGAAATTTTCCTCGCTGCACATCTCGAAACACGTCAAAGAGGTGCTGAAAAAGCATAAGATGGCTTCGGCGTACCTCGAATGGTTCAGCGAAAATTCCTTCCACTGGATACACACGGACCGCGGCAACCTCGTGATGCCGCGCCCGGTGTTCACCTTTTCCGAGCTGCCGTCGCGCTGCCCGAAGCTCTTCTCGCGCCTCAAAGCGCTGCTTTCCCTATTCGAAGAAGAGCTTCAGCTGCCGGTCGACATGGAGTTCGCCTACGAGGCGGATTCCGACCGCTTAACGCTGGTGCAGCTGCGCCCGCTTTCCGTCTACGACGACAGGGGACGCGTCGAGATTCCCGAGACACCGCCCGACGAAGTGATTCTGCGCGGCAGCCGCATGGTCGCGAATGGAAGGCTCGAAGGGGCGCGCCACATCGTCTACGTCGACCCCGACATTTACGGCAAGCGGCCGGACTTCTCAGACGTCGCGCGCGCCGTCGGCGACGTTAACGATACGATGAAGGACGAACGTTACATACTGGTCGGCCCGGGGCGTTGGGGCAGTTCGAACCCGCTGCTCGGCGTGCCGGTGCGCTATAATGAGATATCGAATTCGGGCTGTCTCGCCGAGCTCGGCATCCCGCAGAAGGGAATGGCGCCGGAGCTCTCCTACGGGACCCACTTCTTCCTCGACCTGGACGGCGACAACACCCTTTATCTGCCTGTCTTCGAAGGGGAGAAAGGTGACGTCTTCAACAGGGAGTGGTTCGACGGACATCCTTGGAAGAAGACGGGGCATCCCGCGGTACGCCTGTATGAAGGACTCTTCGACGTTCTGCTCGACGGAGAGAGCGAGGTCGGCGTCGTGATAGACCGAAGCGTAGGAGGAAAGGGGGAAAAATGA
- the yqeC gene encoding selenium cofactor biosynthesis protein YqeC, translating to MTELFSFLARRVERGGEAVAAITGGGGKTTLLYGLGRELAKRRRVLFTATTKIFSPTPDECENVFIGDARSCAAFLAAKPRPSLTAAGVLRDEKNKLHGYSPQELEMLLAGGAADFVVAECDGSRGRSLKCYGDHEPPVPQDCRFVLAVAGVDALGKRADEESVFRAEAFRALHGLEEGAAITEREYLKYLRCEENGPLKNAPRAAEKILILNKWDEADEGARGRLAWIIPALLESYDAVLCASERENILYGYTER from the coding sequence GTGACGGAACTTTTTTCATTTTTGGCGCGCAGGGTGGAGCGAGGCGGCGAAGCGGTCGCCGCCATAACGGGCGGCGGAGGCAAGACGACGCTGCTTTACGGCCTCGGGCGCGAGCTTGCGAAGAGGCGCCGCGTGCTGTTTACGGCGACGACGAAAATTTTTTCGCCGACGCCGGACGAATGCGAAAACGTATTTATCGGCGACGCACGGAGCTGCGCCGCGTTCTTAGCCGCGAAGCCGCGCCCTTCGCTCACCGCGGCTGGGGTGCTGCGGGATGAAAAGAACAAACTTCACGGCTACTCTCCGCAGGAGCTGGAAATGCTTCTTGCGGGCGGAGCGGCGGACTTCGTTGTGGCAGAGTGCGACGGATCGCGCGGGCGCTCGCTGAAGTGCTACGGCGACCACGAGCCTCCGGTGCCTCAAGACTGCCGCTTCGTGCTCGCGGTCGCCGGCGTCGACGCCCTTGGGAAAAGGGCGGACGAGGAAAGCGTCTTCCGCGCCGAAGCGTTCCGCGCCCTTCACGGCCTCGAAGAGGGCGCTGCGATAACGGAGCGCGAGTATTTAAAATACCTGCGCTGCGAAGAAAACGGGCCGCTGAAAAACGCGCCGCGCGCGGCGGAAAAAATCCTCATCCTCAACAAGTGGGACGAAGCGGACGAAGGGGCGCGCGGCCGGCTCGCGTGGATCATCCCGGCGCTGCTGGAAAGCTATGACGCGGTGCTCTGCGCCTCTGAGCGGGAAAACATATTATACGGATATACGGAGAGATGA
- a CDS encoding nucleotidyltransferase family protein: MQAILLAAGLSTRMGRQKLLLPFGGKTVVESVIDNLRGAGFSKINAVLSREVAAAIASSPGVETRVNEAPERGQSSSLAIGLAMLPEGADFCIMLGDLPLVSSEDMAALAEKFSALSPGKSVLAPCREGVFGHPMFYRALWKKRFADASGDAGGRNMLKRFAEEVELVPAPAAHFKDMDTPEEYEALLSKARLAGK; encoded by the coding sequence ATGCAGGCGATACTGCTCGCCGCGGGGCTTTCTACGCGGATGGGGCGCCAAAAGCTGCTTTTGCCCTTCGGCGGCAAAACGGTGGTCGAGAGCGTCATCGACAACCTTCGCGGCGCCGGCTTTTCGAAGATAAACGCGGTACTTTCGCGCGAGGTCGCGGCCGCAATAGCGTCGTCGCCCGGCGTGGAGACGCGCGTTAACGAGGCCCCGGAGCGCGGGCAGTCGAGCTCTCTTGCGATAGGGCTCGCGATGCTGCCGGAGGGCGCGGACTTCTGCATAATGCTGGGGGACCTTCCCCTCGTTAGCTCGGAGGATATGGCGGCGCTCGCAGAAAAATTTTCGGCGCTGTCGCCCGGCAAGAGCGTCCTCGCACCGTGCCGGGAGGGCGTCTTCGGGCACCCGATGTTCTACCGCGCTCTGTGGAAGAAAAGATTCGCCGACGCGAGCGGCGACGCCGGCGGAAGAAACATGCTGAAGCGCTTCGCCGAAGAGGTCGAGCTCGTCCCGGCGCCGGCCGCGCACTTCAAAGACATGGACACGCCGGAAGAGTACGAAGCGCTGCTGTCGAAAGCGCGCCTCGCAGGGAAATAA
- a CDS encoding flavodoxin family protein — translation MEGKKVVTLLLGSPRKGGNSEQLADSLAKGAEEKGCEVRKVRLAGKKLNGCFDCRKCWSTGAPCVQRDDMAQVYEDIAAADVLVFATPLYFYSWSSQIKPVWDRLLPFYAENAKIKVACKKAALLAAAGDAEDNVFDGLKASFRLACGFTKWEIAGMICAAGMYPKSDMAEKGGKFLAEAYELGKKL, via the coding sequence ATGGAAGGTAAAAAGGTTGTAACGCTGCTTCTCGGAAGCCCTCGCAAAGGCGGCAACAGCGAGCAGCTTGCCGACTCTCTCGCAAAGGGCGCCGAAGAAAAAGGATGCGAGGTCCGCAAGGTGCGCCTCGCGGGCAAAAAACTAAACGGCTGCTTCGACTGCCGAAAATGCTGGAGCACCGGCGCGCCGTGCGTCCAGCGCGACGACATGGCGCAGGTGTACGAAGACATAGCGGCGGCCGACGTACTCGTCTTCGCGACGCCGCTCTACTTCTATTCGTGGAGCTCACAAATCAAGCCGGTGTGGGACAGGCTGCTGCCCTTCTACGCCGAAAACGCGAAGATAAAGGTCGCGTGCAAAAAGGCGGCGCTGCTCGCTGCTGCGGGAGACGCCGAGGATAACGTCTTCGACGGGCTCAAGGCCTCCTTCCGCCTCGCATGCGGCTTCACGAAATGGGAGATAGCGGGAATGATCTGCGCCGCCGGCATGTACCCGAAGAGCGACATGGCCGAAAAGGGCGGAAAGTTCCTCGCGGAAGCCTATGAGCTCGGCAAAAAGCTGTAA
- a CDS encoding YdcF family protein: MFFIYKLAGSLAVPPGLFILLLLFSAFAASRRPRGKSLSALLAALAALFYLMSAPAGSALITGTLEGMTESALPPDKAEAALLVPAGGSSYDGEGSSIAPSPLTLERLYAAVRLAASRGGKTVMIMSGGNAFGDRDRSEAIALARAAREMGWRGAIMLEERSRTTAENMRYAAELVRRLGIKRLIVVTNAYHLPRATMIAKEALPDVGLYPYAPWRITDPLIRGYQSLLPDGGSFALSCAGLREYAGIAAHKLASLCRRIFPLT, encoded by the coding sequence ATGTTCTTCATTTACAAGCTGGCCGGCTCCCTCGCCGTGCCTCCCGGGCTTTTCATCCTGCTGTTGCTTTTTTCGGCGTTCGCGGCGTCGCGCCGCCCGCGCGGGAAGTCCCTGTCCGCGCTGCTCGCCGCGCTGGCGGCGCTCTTTTACCTGATGAGCGCGCCGGCGGGCTCCGCGCTGATAACGGGGACGCTTGAGGGCATGACTGAAAGCGCGCTGCCGCCTGATAAAGCCGAAGCCGCGCTCCTCGTGCCCGCCGGCGGTTCGTCGTACGACGGCGAGGGCTCTTCAATCGCCCCTTCGCCGCTTACGCTTGAGCGGCTCTACGCAGCCGTCCGCCTCGCGGCTTCGCGTGGAGGAAAAACCGTCATGATAATGTCCGGCGGCAACGCCTTCGGCGACCGCGACCGCTCCGAGGCGATTGCGCTCGCGCGGGCCGCGCGTGAAATGGGCTGGCGCGGCGCGATAATGCTCGAAGAGCGCTCACGTACTACCGCCGAAAATATGAGATACGCGGCGGAGCTCGTCCGGCGGCTTGGCATAAAGCGCCTGATCGTCGTGACGAACGCCTATCATCTGCCCCGTGCAACGATGATCGCGAAAGAGGCGCTGCCCGACGTCGGCTTATATCCTTACGCGCCGTGGCGCATTACGGATCCCCTTATAAGAGGATATCAATCCCTCCTCCCCGACGGCGGCAGCTTCGCGCTCTCCTGCGCCGGCCTCCGCGAATACGCGGGCATTGCGGCCCACAAGCTCGCCTCGCTCTGCCGGCGCATATTCCCGCTCACTTGA
- the gyrB gene encoding DNA topoisomerase (ATP-hydrolyzing) subunit B: protein MSDFDIPAAPQQNGADASAYTAKDIHVLEGLEAVRKRPGMYIGDQGQRGLHHLVYEVVDNSIDESLAGFCDTIDVSVNEDGSVTVVDNGRGIPTEMHESGRPAAEVVLTVLHAGGKFDKSAYQVSGGLHGVGVSVVNALSRWLELTIWRGGKEYRQRYERGVPVTRLSVAGDTELRGTRVQFMPDEEIFQAAEFQSDILKQRLRELAFLNSHITINYEDLRPEKPEKRTYNYPGGISAFVEYLNKGKEALFKEPLLISGEKERTQVEVAIQYNDSYLERLYGFVNLINTIEGGTHVAGFRSALTRAVNDEARKLKILKEKDANLSGDDLKEGLTAVISVKVMEPQFEGQTKTKLGNSDVKGIVDSIVYDGLKEALDERPEILKPIVESAIRARQAREAAKKAKELVRRKSAMSGLTLPGKLSDCSNRNPADCEIYIVEGDSAGGSAKQGRNREFQAILPLRGKILNVEKARLEKILSSETIRNIILALGCGVGDDFNEEKLRYHKIFIMADADVDGAHIRTLLLTLFFRYMPQIIEKGYLYVAQPPLFRVQCGKDTTYCFSEKEMKEAQSKANGKKVEVQRYKGLGEMNAEQLWDTTMNPEHRVINRVEVQDAVEADELFGVLMGDVVEPRRKFIEQFGKDVKNLDI from the coding sequence ATGTCAGATTTTGATATTCCGGCGGCCCCGCAGCAGAACGGGGCGGACGCGTCGGCTTATACTGCGAAGGACATCCACGTGCTCGAAGGGCTCGAGGCGGTGAGAAAGCGCCCGGGCATGTACATCGGCGACCAGGGGCAGCGCGGCCTGCACCATCTCGTCTATGAGGTGGTAGACAACTCGATCGACGAATCCCTCGCCGGCTTCTGCGACACGATCGACGTCTCGGTCAACGAAGACGGCAGCGTCACGGTCGTGGACAACGGGCGCGGCATCCCGACGGAGATGCACGAGTCGGGCAGGCCCGCCGCCGAAGTCGTCCTCACCGTCCTACACGCCGGCGGCAAGTTCGACAAGAGCGCCTATCAGGTCTCCGGCGGCCTGCACGGCGTCGGCGTCTCCGTCGTGAACGCGCTTTCGCGGTGGCTCGAGCTGACTATTTGGCGCGGCGGCAAGGAATATCGCCAGCGCTACGAGCGCGGCGTACCGGTCACGCGGCTTTCTGTCGCCGGCGACACCGAGCTTCGCGGCACGCGCGTGCAGTTCATGCCGGACGAAGAGATTTTCCAGGCGGCGGAGTTCCAGTCGGATATTTTGAAGCAGCGGCTGCGCGAGCTTGCCTTCCTCAACTCGCACATCACGATCAATTACGAGGACCTGCGCCCGGAGAAACCGGAGAAGAGGACGTACAACTATCCGGGCGGCATCTCGGCGTTCGTGGAATATCTCAACAAGGGCAAAGAAGCTCTATTCAAAGAGCCGCTGCTGATTTCCGGCGAGAAGGAGCGGACGCAGGTCGAGGTCGCGATACAGTACAACGATTCGTATCTTGAAAGGCTCTACGGCTTCGTCAACCTCATCAACACGATAGAGGGCGGCACCCACGTCGCCGGCTTCCGCAGCGCACTCACGCGCGCGGTGAACGACGAGGCGCGTAAACTCAAGATACTGAAGGAAAAGGACGCCAACCTCTCTGGTGACGACCTCAAAGAGGGGCTCACCGCGGTGATATCGGTCAAGGTGATGGAGCCGCAGTTCGAGGGGCAGACGAAGACCAAGCTCGGCAACAGCGACGTCAAGGGCATCGTCGATTCGATAGTCTACGACGGTCTAAAAGAGGCGCTCGACGAGCGCCCCGAAATACTCAAGCCGATAGTCGAAAGCGCCATACGCGCGCGCCAGGCCCGCGAGGCCGCTAAAAAGGCCAAAGAGCTCGTGCGCCGCAAATCCGCGATGAGCGGACTGACGCTACCCGGCAAGCTTTCCGACTGTTCGAACAGGAATCCCGCCGACTGCGAGATATACATCGTCGAGGGAGACTCCGCGGGGGGCAGTGCGAAGCAGGGGCGCAACCGCGAATTCCAGGCGATACTTCCGCTTCGCGGAAAGATTCTAAACGTCGAAAAGGCGCGCCTTGAAAAGATACTTAGCAGCGAGACGATACGCAACATAATCCTCGCGCTCGGCTGCGGCGTAGGCGACGACTTCAACGAAGAGAAGCTGCGCTACCACAAGATATTCATCATGGCGGACGCCGACGTCGACGGCGCGCACATCAGGACGCTGCTGCTGACGCTCTTCTTCCGCTACATGCCGCAGATAATCGAAAAGGGCTACCTTTACGTCGCGCAGCCGCCGCTCTTCCGCGTGCAGTGCGGCAAGGATACGACCTACTGCTTCTCCGAAAAAGAGATGAAGGAGGCGCAGAGCAAGGCTAACGGCAAAAAGGTCGAAGTCCAGCGCTATAAAGGGCTCGGCGAGATGAACGCCGAGCAGCTGTGGGATACGACGATGAACCCCGAGCACCGTGTGATCAACCGTGTCGAGGTGCAGGATGCCGTCGAAGCCGACGAGCTCTTCGGAGTGCTGATGGGCGACGTCGTCGAGCCGCGCAGGAAGTTCATCGAACAGTTCGGCAAGGACGTCAAGAATCTGGATATATAG